The Silvanigrella paludirubra genome includes a window with the following:
- a CDS encoding ABC transporter substrate-binding protein, which yields MSFFSKKYSNSKIIVSLFSSLVISFNAYALEIKVGVLLPLTGSQAFYGKEAKNGIDLAFKEMNDPDIKIKLIVEDTQSTPLEAAKGINKLITSDRVSVVIAEVISSNAIAAASIAEKAKVPIISPAATNDAVTLGKKYIFRTCFIDSFQGVVMANFASKNLNGKTAIILEDSDSDYSKGLSDNFSSTFEKSGGKILKILKYSQKDTTFTAQLGDVRKIKPDVVFIPGFHQQVGVILREAKDLQIKSKMLGGDGWFTPELRAIAKGAEIGGYTSTHYATESHEPKVKSFVDSYFKRYNASPSAHAALGYDSFNIVYQSIKKIKSDNSEKITEALSKVKDFNGITGSITMDKNHNPIKPAVILEYVPNGYKFITSISPDAK from the coding sequence ATGAGTTTTTTTTCGAAAAAATATAGTAATTCTAAAATAATTGTTTCTTTATTTTCAAGTTTAGTTATTTCATTTAACGCATACGCTTTAGAAATAAAAGTAGGAGTTTTGTTACCTTTAACTGGAAGTCAAGCGTTTTATGGTAAAGAAGCAAAAAATGGAATTGATCTTGCTTTTAAAGAAATGAATGATCCTGACATAAAAATCAAACTCATTGTAGAAGATACGCAAAGCACTCCTTTAGAGGCAGCAAAAGGAATCAATAAATTAATTACTTCAGATAGAGTTTCTGTTGTCATCGCAGAAGTTATTAGCTCAAATGCAATTGCAGCAGCATCTATTGCCGAGAAAGCTAAAGTACCAATTATATCACCAGCAGCAACCAACGATGCTGTTACTTTAGGAAAAAAATATATTTTTAGGACATGTTTTATTGATAGCTTCCAAGGCGTTGTAATGGCAAATTTTGCATCAAAAAATTTAAATGGAAAAACAGCAATTATTTTAGAAGACTCTGATTCTGACTATAGTAAAGGACTTAGTGATAATTTTTCATCAACTTTTGAAAAATCTGGTGGTAAAATTTTAAAGATATTAAAATACTCACAAAAAGATACAACATTTACTGCTCAGTTAGGAGATGTCAGAAAAATAAAACCTGATGTCGTATTTATACCTGGGTTTCACCAACAAGTCGGAGTCATTTTAAGAGAAGCAAAAGATCTGCAAATCAAATCTAAAATGTTAGGTGGTGATGGATGGTTTACACCTGAATTAAGAGCGATTGCTAAAGGCGCTGAAATTGGCGGTTATACATCTACACACTATGCAACTGAAAGCCATGAACCTAAAGTAAAATCTTTTGTAGACAGTTACTTTAAAAGATATAATGCTAGCCCCAGTGCCCATGCTGCTTTAGGGTATGACTCCTTTAATATTGTATATCAGTCAATCAAAAAAATAAAATCAGACAATTCAGAAAAAATTACGGAAGCTCTATCGAAAGTAAAAGACTTTAATGGTATAACTGGTTCTATTACAATGGATAAGAATCATAACCCAATTAAACCAGCGGTGATACTAGAGTATGTACCAAATGGATATAAGTTTATTACGAGTATTTCACCTGATGCTAAGTAA
- a CDS encoding ABC transporter substrate-binding protein — MSSFLTNKNIFMKCFLLPAGLLFTTQVFSLEVKVGSVLSLTGTLGSYGQDAKKGMELALSEMGNSEPKIKMYTEDTLSTPAEAAKAINKLISSDKVSVVIGDMTSSNTIAAASIAEKSKIPIVSPSATNDSITQGKKYIFRACFIDSFQGTVMATFASQNLKAKTAIILEDSDSDYSKGLSKSFVEHFTKNGGLVTKVLRYSQKDTSYTSQLSEVRKSKPDIIFIPGFHQQVGVILRESKDLQIKSKVLGGDGWDTPELKQIAKGAENGSYISNHYIASGENKKLQSFVKAYKEKFKEEPSAFAALAYDSLYMVRKAIVDSKSNDPEKITAGLAAIKNFEGVTGVISMDKNHNPLKPAVVLEFTPNGYKYVTSVNP; from the coding sequence GTGAGTTCTTTTCTTACAAATAAAAATATATTTATGAAATGTTTTTTGCTTCCAGCAGGACTTTTATTTACTACTCAAGTTTTTTCTTTAGAAGTTAAAGTAGGATCTGTTTTGTCCCTGACTGGAACCTTAGGATCTTATGGCCAAGATGCAAAAAAAGGAATGGAACTTGCACTATCTGAAATGGGAAATTCAGAACCTAAAATAAAAATGTATACAGAAGACACTTTAAGTACCCCTGCCGAAGCCGCAAAAGCGATTAATAAATTGATCTCTTCTGATAAGGTTTCAGTAGTTATTGGAGATATGACAAGTTCGAATACAATTGCTGCCGCTTCGATTGCTGAGAAATCAAAAATTCCAATTGTATCACCTAGCGCAACCAACGATTCTATCACTCAAGGAAAAAAATATATTTTTAGGGCCTGTTTCATTGATAGTTTTCAAGGAACAGTAATGGCCACATTTGCATCACAAAATTTAAAAGCAAAAACAGCAATCATTCTTGAGGACTCCGACTCTGATTACAGCAAAGGCTTAAGTAAAAGTTTTGTTGAACATTTTACAAAAAATGGGGGTCTAGTAACAAAAGTATTGCGTTATTCACAAAAAGACACTTCATATACATCTCAATTAAGTGAAGTCCGAAAATCAAAACCTGATATTATTTTTATTCCAGGATTTCATCAACAAGTTGGAGTTATATTGAGAGAATCTAAAGACCTTCAAATAAAATCTAAAGTTTTAGGTGGTGATGGTTGGGATACTCCTGAATTAAAACAAATCGCAAAAGGCGCTGAAAATGGAAGTTATATTTCAAATCATTATATTGCGTCTGGTGAAAATAAAAAACTTCAGAGTTTTGTGAAAGCTTATAAAGAAAAATTTAAAGAAGAACCAAGTGCATTTGCAGCTCTTGCTTATGACTCTTTGTACATGGTACGCAAAGCAATTGTTGATTCAAAATCAAACGATCCTGAAAAAATAACAGCAGGACTTGCTGCCATCAAAAATTTTGAAGGAGTAACAGGGGTTATTTCTATGGATAAAAATCATAATCCATTAAAACCAGCTGTTGTTCTAGAATTTACTCCAAATGGATATAAGTATGTTACAAGTGTAAATCCATAA
- the nadE gene encoding NAD(+) synthase yields the protein MKIAIGQIRVVSANCIENYESIKIEVEKAIHNAVNLIIFPEMVLPGYLNGDTWEQTSFLKECEYFHFEITKLSHKINIMFGSVGIDWNKKNEDGRVRKYNAVFIASKGKLLENSKTGLPFWIKSLLPNYREFDDSRHFYDLRKLSQEMDCKPIDLYEPAILNIDHKEFHIGLSICEDGWSHDYTFHPIEEFSKRYKHDFFVNLSSSPFTLGKKEKREKLFSSISSNVKVPIFYVNCVGVQNVGKTIYGFDGSSTYYSSNNEIVCIGEFFKSSLAIGQFNSNNKKFILENKINKNENILVKDMQISLEYIIEKCLQEWNINRVVIGASGGIDSALSAVLFSRVLGSENVYLLNMPSKFNSSLTKNAAFKLAENLNCPFASVGITNSIEHTKTQLNEIAFLRSTSVLDISTLVFENIQARDRGGRILSALSASLKGVFSCNANKSELTVGYSTLYGDQAGFLSPIADLWKKDVYELSKFYNNEIYKSEIIPIETIQVVPSAELNENQNVLENKGDPIQYTYHDYLFRSWVEHWDRKTPEDCLKAYLDGTLDSMIGCEEGLSKNLFPTVQSFIIDLERWWLNYKGMGAFKRVQAPPIIAITRRAFGFDHREHIGRSHFSECYMSLKKSLEV from the coding sequence ATGAAGATTGCAATTGGACAAATTAGAGTGGTTTCAGCTAATTGTATAGAAAATTACGAAAGTATTAAAATTGAGGTAGAGAAAGCAATTCACAATGCTGTTAACTTAATTATTTTTCCAGAAATGGTTTTACCTGGCTACTTAAATGGTGATACATGGGAACAAACTTCTTTTTTAAAAGAATGTGAATATTTTCATTTTGAAATAACTAAACTATCTCATAAAATAAATATTATGTTTGGCTCAGTAGGAATCGATTGGAATAAAAAAAATGAAGATGGAAGAGTTAGAAAATACAATGCAGTTTTTATAGCTTCTAAAGGAAAACTTTTAGAAAATTCCAAAACAGGTCTACCATTTTGGATTAAATCTTTATTACCAAACTATCGAGAGTTTGATGACTCAAGGCATTTTTATGATTTAAGAAAACTATCCCAAGAGATGGATTGCAAACCAATTGATCTTTATGAACCTGCAATATTAAACATTGATCATAAAGAATTTCATATTGGATTATCAATATGTGAAGATGGTTGGAGCCATGATTATACTTTTCATCCAATAGAAGAATTTTCTAAAAGATATAAACATGATTTTTTTGTAAACTTAAGTTCTTCTCCATTTACTCTTGGTAAAAAAGAAAAAAGAGAAAAACTTTTTTCATCTATAAGCTCTAATGTAAAAGTTCCCATATTTTATGTTAATTGTGTTGGGGTTCAGAATGTAGGAAAAACTATCTATGGGTTTGATGGATCATCAACATATTACTCTTCAAATAATGAGATCGTATGTATTGGTGAATTTTTTAAAAGTTCACTAGCTATAGGTCAATTTAATTCAAATAATAAAAAATTTATTTTAGAAAATAAAATCAATAAAAACGAGAATATTTTAGTCAAAGATATGCAAATATCACTTGAATATATTATTGAAAAATGTTTACAAGAATGGAATATTAATAGAGTAGTTATTGGAGCAAGTGGTGGTATTGATTCTGCACTTAGCGCCGTTTTATTTTCACGTGTATTGGGTTCTGAAAATGTTTATTTATTAAATATGCCTTCCAAATTTAATTCAAGTCTTACAAAAAATGCGGCGTTTAAATTAGCTGAAAATTTAAATTGTCCTTTTGCATCTGTTGGGATTACAAATTCTATTGAACATACGAAGACACAATTAAATGAAATTGCTTTTTTAAGATCGACTTCCGTATTAGATATCTCAACACTCGTTTTTGAAAATATTCAAGCGAGAGACCGTGGTGGTCGAATTTTATCCGCATTGTCCGCTTCATTAAAAGGTGTGTTTTCTTGTAACGCTAATAAATCTGAATTAACTGTAGGATATTCTACTTTATACGGAGACCAGGCCGGCTTTTTAAGTCCAATAGCAGATCTTTGGAAAAAAGATGTATATGAATTATCTAAGTTTTATAACAATGAAATTTATAAATCTGAAATCATTCCTATAGAAACAATTCAAGTTGTTCCAAGTGCTGAATTAAATGAAAATCAAAATGTTTTAGAAAACAAAGGCGATCCTATTCAATATACCTATCATGATTATTTGTTTCGTTCTTGGGTAGAACATTGGGATAGAAAAACTCCTGAAGACTGTTTAAAGGCTTATTTGGATGGAACTTTAGATTCTATGATTGGTTGTGAAGAGGGGCTTTCTAAAAATTTATTTCCAACTGTTCAATCTTTTATTATTGATTTAGAACGTTGGTGGTTAAACTATAAGGGAATGGGAGCATTCAAGCGTGTTCAAGCTCCGCCCATTATAGCAATTACTAGAAGAGCATTTGGTTTTGATCATCGCGAACATATTGGAAGATCTCATTTTTCAGAATGTTATATGAGCTTAAAAAAATCTTTGGAGGTTTAA
- a CDS encoding ABC transporter ATP-binding protein produces the protein MSNILSISNVTVKFGGLVALNDFHINVRKGGISGVIGPNGAGKTTVFNIITGVYKPFSGSVLVENSELVGLPTCLIAHYKVSRTFQNIRLFANMTVAENIMSGACIKREGEFFSSLFSFSKTRKKEKELIKKMEDLLEFCGLKKFKNYPATSLPYGLQRKLEIARSLMTDPKLLLLDEPAAGMNPTEKLALQELVKKISQQGISILLIEHDMKFVMNLCEHITVLNYGSVIAEGLPKDIQTNHEVIEAYLGSDVEDDFIVKLDKETENASR, from the coding sequence ATGAGTAATATTCTTTCTATATCTAATGTAACAGTAAAATTTGGTGGACTGGTTGCTCTAAATGACTTTCATATTAATGTCCGTAAGGGTGGCATTTCTGGGGTAATTGGACCAAATGGAGCAGGAAAAACAACTGTTTTTAATATTATTACAGGTGTTTATAAACCATTTTCTGGTTCCGTTTTAGTAGAAAATTCAGAGTTAGTTGGGTTACCTACCTGTTTAATAGCTCACTATAAAGTTTCCAGAACCTTTCAAAATATTCGTTTATTTGCCAACATGACTGTTGCAGAAAATATAATGTCGGGAGCATGCATTAAAAGAGAAGGAGAATTTTTTTCCTCATTATTTTCTTTTTCTAAGACAAGAAAAAAAGAAAAAGAATTAATTAAAAAAATGGAGGATCTTCTTGAATTTTGTGGTTTAAAAAAGTTTAAGAACTATCCTGCGACTTCGTTACCTTATGGTCTACAACGAAAACTAGAAATAGCGCGTTCCCTTATGACCGATCCTAAATTACTACTCCTTGATGAGCCTGCTGCTGGTATGAATCCTACAGAAAAATTAGCCCTACAGGAACTTGTTAAAAAAATTTCTCAACAAGGAATTTCAATTTTATTAATTGAACATGATATGAAATTTGTAATGAATTTATGCGAACACATAACAGTATTAAACTATGGCAGCGTCATAGCTGAAGGACTTCCTAAAGATATTCAGACAAATCATGAAGTAATTGAAGCATATTTAGGTTCTGATGTTGAAGACGACTTTATTGTCAAATTAGATAAGGAAACAGAAAATGCTTCTCGTTGA
- a CDS encoding ABC transporter substrate-binding protein — translation MGCTASLKKFVFPAVSFLVSASFIQNIFALEAKIGILLSFTGSQAYYGKETKNGIDLALEQHNKNNKDLKIKLFVEDSQSSPSEAARGINKLITSDKVVVVIGDMVSSNTIAAGSIAEKSKIPILSPGSTNDTVTIGKNYIYRTCFTDSFQGLVMANFAYKNLNAKTAVILQDSDSDYSIGLSKNFSDKFTLDGGKVTKILRYSQKDTNFTSQLGEIRKLKPDVVFIPGFHQQVGVILRESKDLQINSKMLGGDGWDTQELRTIAKGAENGGFISNHYSAESKDPTLQSFVKAYKAKYNIEPSSFSALGYDSANIVLEAIKKANSNEPEKINKAIANTKNLNAATGVITIDKNHNASKPAVILEFTPKGYKYITSVNPNN, via the coding sequence ATGGGTTGTACAGCCAGTTTAAAAAAATTTGTATTTCCAGCCGTAAGTTTTCTAGTAAGCGCTTCATTTATTCAAAATATTTTTGCACTTGAAGCTAAAATAGGGATATTATTATCTTTTACAGGGTCTCAAGCTTATTATGGCAAAGAAACAAAAAATGGAATTGATTTGGCTCTTGAGCAACATAATAAGAATAACAAAGATTTAAAGATTAAGCTATTTGTTGAAGACTCTCAAAGCTCTCCATCTGAAGCAGCTAGAGGAATAAATAAACTTATTACCTCCGATAAAGTTGTTGTTGTTATAGGAGATATGGTGAGTTCAAACACAATTGCAGCAGGATCAATTGCTGAAAAATCTAAAATCCCCATTTTGTCACCTGGCTCAACGAATGATACCGTTACAATCGGCAAAAATTATATTTATCGCACATGTTTTACAGACAGTTTTCAAGGACTAGTCATGGCAAACTTTGCATATAAAAATTTAAATGCAAAGACTGCTGTAATTTTGCAAGATTCTGACTCAGATTATAGCATTGGTTTAAGTAAAAACTTTTCAGATAAATTTACATTAGATGGTGGTAAAGTAACAAAAATATTACGTTACTCACAAAAAGATACAAATTTTACTTCGCAATTGGGTGAAATACGTAAATTAAAACCAGACGTCGTATTTATTCCAGGATTTCATCAACAAGTTGGTGTCATTTTAAGAGAATCAAAGGATCTTCAAATCAATTCCAAAATGTTAGGTGGAGACGGTTGGGATACACAGGAATTAAGAACAATTGCTAAAGGGGCTGAAAACGGAGGATTTATATCAAATCATTATTCTGCCGAATCAAAGGATCCTACTTTACAAAGTTTTGTGAAGGCTTATAAAGCAAAATATAATATAGAACCAAGTTCCTTTTCTGCATTAGGCTATGACTCAGCAAATATAGTCTTAGAAGCAATTAAAAAAGCAAACTCAAATGAACCTGAAAAAATTAATAAAGCAATTGCTAATACAAAAAATTTAAACGCCGCAACTGGAGTAATTACGATAGATAAAAATCATAACGCATCAAAGCCAGCAGTAATTCTTGAGTTTACGCCAAAAGGTTATAAATATATAACTAGTGTTAATCCAAATAATTAA
- a CDS encoding ABC transporter ATP-binding protein, with product MLLVENLAVDYGAIQALKGIHVEVFEGEIVSLVGSNGAGKTTFLRTISGLIKQKSGKIFFAKNNITGLATHEIVKLGISQSPEGRMVFPDMSVKENLIMGCYSFSFSKAEIQSNIDRMVAWFPRLGERMNQKAVLLSGGEQQMLAIARALMAKPKLLLLDEPSLGIAPLVVQQIFKIIVELNREGMTILLAEQNARLALKISHRAYVLELGTIIKKGEASSLLHDKDVQRAYLGG from the coding sequence ATGCTTCTCGTTGAAAACTTAGCAGTCGATTATGGTGCTATTCAAGCTTTAAAAGGAATTCATGTAGAAGTTTTTGAAGGTGAAATAGTTTCTTTAGTGGGAAGTAACGGAGCTGGAAAAACTACTTTTTTAAGAACCATTTCTGGTCTTATAAAGCAAAAATCAGGTAAAATATTTTTTGCTAAAAATAACATTACTGGACTAGCGACACATGAAATAGTTAAACTTGGAATTAGCCAGTCACCAGAAGGACGAATGGTTTTTCCAGATATGTCTGTAAAAGAAAATTTGATCATGGGATGTTATAGTTTTTCTTTCTCCAAAGCTGAAATTCAAAGTAATATTGACAGAATGGTCGCTTGGTTTCCAAGACTAGGCGAACGCATGAATCAAAAAGCCGTTTTACTTTCTGGTGGTGAGCAGCAAATGCTTGCAATTGCACGTGCCCTCATGGCAAAACCCAAGTTACTACTTTTGGATGAACCCAGTCTTGGGATCGCTCCTTTAGTTGTTCAACAAATTTTTAAAATCATCGTTGAATTGAATCGTGAAGGAATGACTATTTTACTTGCTGAACAGAATGCTCGTCTTGCTTTAAAAATTTCTCATAGAGCCTATGTATTAGAACTTGGGACAATTATTAAAAAGGGTGAAGCCTCATCACTTCTTCATGATAAAGACGTTCAACGGGCATATCTTGGAGGATAA
- a CDS encoding branched-chain amino acid ABC transporter permease, with product MTDIFNYIQLPFIVFCILAIQAMSLQIVLGGTGLLSLGHAAFYTVGGYTSAMFTVFIAPKLGIENHSLLLLLACIVGMVSASISGLIVAIPCLKLRGDYLAMATLGVGEIVATIFKNLDFVGGTRGFKDIPKLGSPTLIFIIMIIVAIFIIRFYKTNIGFAIRATRDDEISAKSIGIDIYKTKLISFFIGTSLAGLAGVFYSHTLQFISPDEAGFYNSVVLVLAVVIGGMYSVYGSIFGAFIIVVIPELLRFIPQIFDPYLYKLVEKGLLSQSFVTIFNSIFSNRTLVFSVLVVIIMLLNPKGVASLMESFKRMRKTNE from the coding sequence ATGACAGATATTTTTAATTATATTCAATTGCCATTTATCGTCTTTTGTATATTAGCAATTCAAGCAATGAGTCTTCAAATTGTACTTGGTGGAACAGGGCTATTATCTTTAGGACACGCGGCATTTTATACTGTTGGTGGATACACTTCTGCTATGTTTACTGTTTTTATTGCACCAAAATTAGGAATAGAAAATCATTCGCTGTTACTTTTATTAGCCTGCATAGTAGGAATGGTTTCTGCTTCTATCTCGGGACTTATTGTTGCGATTCCCTGTTTAAAGCTTAGGGGAGATTATTTAGCAATGGCAACCCTAGGAGTGGGCGAAATTGTTGCTACCATATTTAAAAATTTAGATTTTGTTGGTGGCACAAGAGGATTTAAAGATATTCCAAAGCTTGGTTCACCTACGCTTATATTTATAATAATGATAATTGTAGCTATATTTATTATTCGTTTTTATAAAACAAATATTGGATTTGCAATACGTGCGACTAGAGACGATGAGATATCAGCAAAAAGTATTGGCATAGACATTTATAAAACAAAACTAATTTCTTTTTTTATTGGAACATCGCTCGCTGGATTAGCTGGTGTGTTTTATTCACATACCCTTCAGTTTATTAGCCCTGATGAAGCGGGTTTTTACAATAGTGTTGTTCTTGTATTAGCTGTTGTTATAGGTGGAATGTATAGTGTATATGGAAGTATATTTGGTGCTTTTATTATTGTTGTTATTCCAGAACTCCTTCGTTTTATTCCACAAATATTTGATCCCTATTTGTATAAATTAGTTGAAAAGGGGCTTTTAAGTCAATCTTTTGTAACTATATTTAATTCAATATTTTCAAATAGAACATTAGTATTTTCTGTGCTTGTTGTCATTATTATGTTACTTAATCCAAAAGGTGTAGCATCATTAATGGAAAGCTTTAAAAGAATGAGAAAAACAAATGAGTAA
- the panC gene encoding pantoate--beta-alanine ligase produces the protein MPHAIITRRNELFSYLSEQRLNKNSIGFVPTMGALHEGHVSLIQKSSSENDCTVVSIFVNPKQFGPNEDFAKYPRTFQNDIDIATQHGAKVIFAPSIEEMYPQGFLTQVSVSSITEVLCGAHRPGHFNGVTTVVLLLMNLVQANYIYLGQKDFQQVQVIKKMANDLFHPTKVIMVPTYREKDGLAMSSRNRYLSEEARKKASIIPKALALIAKEFLNGEKSINQLLKISLNELKKENLTPQYLEFRKVNDLTQKYEGNLSSEAEAVVAIAQIIEFEGTSTRLIDNILLGNDSANTKALEDLIAKAF, from the coding sequence GTGCCCCATGCTATCATCACCCGACGTAATGAACTTTTCTCCTATTTATCTGAACAAAGATTAAATAAAAATTCAATTGGATTTGTTCCTACAATGGGGGCACTTCATGAGGGGCACGTCAGTCTAATTCAAAAATCATCGTCAGAAAATGACTGTACTGTTGTTTCTATTTTTGTAAATCCGAAACAGTTTGGTCCAAATGAAGATTTTGCTAAATATCCTCGAACTTTTCAAAATGATATTGATATTGCAACACAACATGGAGCTAAAGTTATTTTTGCGCCCAGCATTGAAGAAATGTATCCACAAGGTTTTTTAACTCAAGTAAGTGTTTCAAGTATAACAGAAGTTTTATGCGGTGCTCATAGGCCTGGTCACTTTAATGGTGTCACAACAGTTGTTTTATTATTAATGAATCTTGTTCAAGCAAATTACATTTATCTTGGACAAAAAGATTTTCAACAAGTTCAAGTTATTAAAAAAATGGCAAATGATCTTTTCCATCCGACAAAAGTAATCATGGTTCCCACTTATCGGGAAAAAGACGGCCTAGCTATGAGCAGCCGTAATCGTTACCTTAGTGAAGAAGCAAGAAAAAAAGCTTCCATTATCCCTAAAGCACTTGCATTAATTGCAAAAGAATTTCTAAATGGAGAAAAATCCATAAATCAATTATTAAAAATTTCTCTGAATGAATTAAAAAAAGAAAACTTAACACCTCAATATCTTGAATTTAGAAAGGTAAATGACCTTACCCAAAAATATGAAGGAAACCTTTCTTCTGAAGCCGAAGCGGTTGTTGCCATAGCCCAAATCATAGAATTTGAAGGTACAAGTACACGTCTTATTGACAATATCTTACTTGGAAACGATTCTGCAAATACTAAAGCTCTTGAGGATCTTATTGCTAAGGCGTTTTAG
- a CDS encoding branched-chain amino acid ABC transporter permease produces MLDFIQAMIDGIAIGSLYALIAIGYSMVFGILQFVNFAHGELFMLGAYFVMLFLTMGAPIWAALLFAILAVGAIAIVIERVAYKPLRKHNRLAPLITAVAMSLFLQNIVQVLFSPNSLSYPINIPGNIVTFGELFVRIRDIGIFLLTIALAISLELFLNKTKAGKGIKALAMHADASKLCGVPFDRTVSLTFFIGAMLAVIAGTIQGMATNQIFPLMGVNAGLKAFAAAVLGGIGDLRGAVLGGLFLGISESMLVSYELSTYKDGFAFVILIIVLLVRPQGILGRAQLVKV; encoded by the coding sequence ATGTTAGATTTTATTCAAGCTATGATCGACGGAATTGCAATTGGTAGTTTATATGCACTAATTGCAATAGGGTATTCGATGGTTTTTGGAATATTACAATTTGTTAACTTTGCGCATGGCGAATTATTTATGCTTGGCGCTTATTTTGTAATGCTTTTTCTTACCATGGGAGCACCAATTTGGGCTGCGTTACTATTTGCTATTTTAGCAGTTGGCGCCATTGCAATTGTAATTGAACGCGTAGCTTATAAACCACTTCGAAAGCACAATCGCTTAGCTCCTTTAATTACTGCAGTAGCAATGAGTTTATTCCTCCAAAATATTGTTCAAGTTTTATTCTCTCCAAACTCTTTAAGTTATCCAATAAATATTCCAGGTAATATTGTTACTTTTGGTGAATTATTTGTCCGCATAAGAGATATTGGAATTTTTCTACTAACAATAGCATTAGCAATTTCATTGGAGTTATTCCTTAACAAAACAAAAGCAGGAAAAGGAATTAAAGCACTCGCAATGCATGCAGATGCTTCAAAACTTTGTGGTGTTCCATTTGATAGAACAGTAAGTCTTACTTTTTTTATTGGAGCCATGCTCGCCGTGATTGCTGGTACAATTCAAGGAATGGCAACAAATCAAATTTTTCCATTAATGGGTGTGAATGCAGGATTAAAAGCTTTTGCAGCTGCTGTTTTAGGTGGAATTGGTGATTTACGAGGAGCTGTTTTAGGAGGCCTTTTTTTAGGAATATCCGAGAGTATGCTCGTTAGTTATGAGTTATCTACTTATAAAGATGGATTTGCGTTTGTAATATTAATCATTGTTCTTCTTGTTAGGCCACAAGGCATACTCGGAAGAGCCCAGCTAGTTAAAGTATAA